One window of the Brevinematales bacterium genome contains the following:
- the sppA gene encoding signal peptide peptidase SppA encodes MSEKIKDIVIVVIAMLLIVNIIIGIVLISLESRKSNVLTVGVSAIVGNVGLVEVKGAIITDEEELTQDFVSAQRISEDIKKLADAPNIKAIRIDITSPGGTVSGAETIVSALDYAKSKGKKIVVYMKELAASGGYYISVPADFIIASRGTITGSIGVISQSLNIKGLLDKIGVKPYTFKSGQYKDILSPYRDISEDEKKIIQRIIDVYYNRFIEVILKYRGDKLKKQELLKVADGRIIIEEDALNYKLIDAVGDENTVEEKLKELTGETTINYVKMPKRRNLLRDLIMSSLYKLNIINYEYPRIMYIIH; translated from the coding sequence ATGTCTGAGAAGATAAAAGACATAGTAATAGTAGTAATCGCTATGTTATTGATTGTGAACATTATAATTGGAATTGTCTTAATCTCACTTGAATCTAGAAAAAGCAATGTTTTAACAGTCGGTGTTTCCGCGATAGTTGGAAATGTAGGATTAGTCGAAGTAAAGGGAGCAATAATAACAGATGAAGAAGAACTTACACAAGACTTTGTAAGTGCACAAAGAATATCTGAAGACATAAAAAAACTAGCAGATGCTCCAAATATAAAAGCCATAAGAATTGATATAACAAGTCCAGGTGGTACTGTAAGTGGAGCAGAAACTATAGTATCTGCTCTAGATTATGCAAAAAGTAAAGGTAAAAAAATAGTAGTCTATATGAAAGAACTAGCTGCTTCGGGTGGATACTATATTTCAGTACCCGCTGATTTCATAATAGCATCCAGAGGTACCATAACTGGAAGTATAGGAGTCATCTCACAGTCTCTTAACATCAAAGGTTTACTCGACAAAATAGGGGTAAAACCATATACATTCAAAAGCGGCCAATATAAAGATATATTATCTCCGTATAGAGATATATCAGAAGATGAGAAAAAAATTATACAACGAATTATCGATGTTTACTACAACAGATTCATTGAAGTAATCCTTAAATACAGGGGTGATAAACTTAAAAAACAAGAACTTCTAAAGGTAGCAGATGGAAGAATAATAATAGAAGAGGATGCCTTAAATTATAAACTTATAGACGCCGTAGGCGATGAAAACACTGTTGAAGAAAAATTAAAAGAATTAACAGGAGAAACTACCATAAACTATGTCAAAATGCCTAAAAGAAGAAATCTATTAAGAGATTTAATAATGTCAAGCTTGTATAAATTAAACATCATAAATTATGAATATCCTAGAATAATGTACATTATACATTAG
- a CDS encoding sigma-54 dependent transcriptional regulator: MRKILVVDDEINITKTIKDVLEDYGFSVITLNDELKVINILNTEDVDTIILDLLMPNKSGIDILKEIVKQFPMIPVIIISGHGTISATVECMKLGAFDFVEKPLSIEKLISTVKNAIRFRELELEKSSIWKNYKLIGNSDTIKNILETIEKIRDNSSTVLITGENGVGKEIVARLIHYKSPRKNEQFIAINCAAIPDTLLESELFGYEKGAFTGAVSSRKGKIEMADKGTLFLDEIGDLPLHLQPKLLRVLQERVIQRLGSNKDISVDIRLICSTNKDLKAMVTNGQFREDLFYRINVIPIYIPPLRERKEDILPIASYYLNEFSKTYKRKVLNFDESVIKILTNYNWPGNVRELRNIVERLVIVSNNDSITYDDVKKYTPELLNEKELFDFDLSLPYKEAKEMFEKIYFTKMLEKSNNNISKLSELTQLDRTYLYRKLEALGIRINQKND; this comes from the coding sequence ATGAGAAAAATTTTAGTAGTTGACGACGAAATAAATATAACAAAAACTATAAAAGATGTATTAGAGGACTATGGATTTAGTGTAATAACACTTAATGATGAACTCAAAGTCATAAATATACTGAATACCGAAGATGTAGATACCATAATACTAGACCTATTGATGCCAAACAAAAGTGGTATCGATATACTCAAAGAGATTGTAAAACAGTTTCCAATGATACCAGTCATTATAATTTCAGGACACGGTACTATATCAGCAACTGTTGAATGTATGAAATTAGGTGCGTTTGATTTTGTTGAAAAACCATTATCAATTGAAAAACTGATAAGCACAGTAAAAAATGCTATCAGATTCAGAGAACTAGAACTTGAAAAAAGCTCTATCTGGAAAAATTACAAATTAATAGGAAACTCTGACACTATTAAGAATATACTTGAAACTATCGAGAAAATAAGAGATAATTCATCAACAGTTTTAATAACAGGTGAAAATGGTGTAGGTAAAGAAATAGTAGCAAGACTTATACATTACAAAAGTCCAAGAAAAAACGAACAATTCATAGCAATAAACTGCGCCGCTATACCTGACACTCTGCTAGAAAGTGAGCTATTTGGATACGAAAAAGGGGCATTCACAGGTGCAGTATCTTCAAGAAAAGGTAAAATAGAAATGGCAGATAAAGGAACTCTATTCCTTGACGAAATTGGTGATCTTCCACTTCATTTACAACCTAAACTATTAAGAGTATTACAGGAAAGAGTAATACAAAGGCTAGGAAGCAATAAAGATATATCCGTAGATATAAGGCTAATATGTTCTACTAATAAGGATTTGAAAGCAATGGTAACAAATGGCCAATTTAGAGAAGATTTATTTTACAGAATAAATGTAATTCCCATATACATCCCCCCCCTTAGAGAAAGAAAAGAAGATATACTACCAATAGCCAGTTACTACTTAAACGAGTTTTCAAAAACATACAAAAGAAAAGTTTTAAATTTTGATGAAAGCGTTATAAAAATATTAACAAACTACAATTGGCCAGGGAATGTAAGAGAGCTAAGAAATATAGTAGAAAGGCTTGTAATCGTTTCAAATAACGATTCTATAACATATGATGATGTAAAAAAATATACTCCTGAACTTCTGAATGAAAAGGAATTATTTGATTTTGATCTTTCATTACCTTACAAAGAAGCTAAAGAAATGTTTGAAAAGATTTACTTTACAAAAATGCTAGAAAAGTCGAACAATAACATATCCAAACTATCTGAATTAACACAACTTGACAGAACTTATCTATACAGAAAGCTTGAAGCCTTAGGTATAAGGATAAACCAAAAAAACGATTAA
- a CDS encoding UPF0182 family protein: MIKAIMLLIFFIPLIVQALISYIRTRNVLFKHIWTGVVIGILGIIFVLVLDEIVKFIVDILWFSEVGYFNVFWGIIQYKVVIFLVTFGLVLVGFLLFVYIPIKIFFPRFPIGLIKVIEFELMKAVQKFSTVIVWLILIVVSGYFGYVAATNDWMDIAKFFSKVSTLNYTDPIFGMPAEFYMFSLPFINAVFNNIQWFLFLVSVFMLFILYIYLRFQEGFQGTSFIFTLLSGRMPNKLARNIFTYSILVLIIWFLVLGIRISFITPYHLLFVDNGLFSGPGYKEIYAVLPVIRIIGYIFIVVSVISILFLFSNQIRKILIVSSASIILAIGMYSIYPSVIEVFIVKPSELDKQKEFIKNNINSTLVAYGLDKVNEVFFDNKPLTPDVLSRNSDIIQNLRLWDWKPLGDAYKQIQTIRFYYKFNDIDVDRYYLGNSLRQVMISARELDIESLPENSKSWINVHFRYTHGIGVVVSPVNEILPNGMPKLFVKDIPPISSYPEIAVEEPRIYFGELTDHYVFVNAGIDEFDYPSSAGETDENVYTRYKGTAGIKIDNFWKKILFALYLNEDIKILFSEYINNETRILINRNVLERVDKIIPFIVYENDPYIVVSKGKLYWIIDGYTVSDMFPYSKYTGNINYIRNAIKVVVDAYNGNVEYYTVDPTEPVINVFKNMFNIQFKELHQMDEDLRKHIRYPERLLKIQSKIYRIYHMKDPEIFFNQEDVWNLAKEVKFGNNIEVDPYYIVTRLPNEKELKFLLVIPFTPKDKDNLVAWMAVESDYANYGRIVVFRMPKDRLVFGPLQIEARISQDPEISAQITLWNQQGSQVLRGNMMILPIESSLLYYEPIYLQAEEAKIPEFRRVAMSEGERIVWDETISKAISKLFSGQKIDINSIEKAASQIQEKTGVSRIVILRALQYLDEYKRLTGNGDFVGAARKLKELEEFLKENSK, from the coding sequence ATGATAAAAGCAATAATGCTTCTTATATTCTTCATTCCACTCATCGTTCAAGCACTAATATCCTACATTAGAACAAGAAATGTGCTATTCAAACATATCTGGACAGGTGTTGTAATTGGTATATTAGGCATAATATTTGTCTTAGTACTTGATGAAATCGTGAAGTTTATAGTTGATATTCTTTGGTTCTCTGAAGTAGGATACTTTAATGTATTCTGGGGTATAATACAATACAAAGTTGTAATATTCTTAGTAACATTTGGATTAGTCCTGGTAGGTTTCTTACTATTCGTATATATACCTATAAAAATATTCTTTCCAAGATTCCCAATAGGACTTATCAAAGTTATTGAATTTGAGCTAATGAAAGCAGTTCAGAAATTTTCAACGGTAATAGTTTGGCTTATTCTTATTGTTGTATCTGGATATTTCGGATACGTAGCAGCAACTAACGACTGGATGGATATAGCAAAATTTTTTAGTAAAGTATCAACACTAAACTACACAGACCCAATCTTTGGTATGCCAGCAGAATTCTACATGTTTTCACTTCCTTTTATAAACGCTGTCTTCAACAATATACAGTGGTTTCTATTCCTAGTATCAGTTTTTATGCTTTTTATACTCTACATTTACTTGAGGTTTCAGGAAGGATTTCAAGGAACAAGTTTCATTTTTACTCTACTATCTGGCAGAATGCCTAATAAACTAGCAAGAAACATTTTTACTTACTCTATACTCGTCCTAATAATATGGTTTTTAGTTTTAGGTATAAGAATATCGTTCATAACACCTTATCATCTTCTATTTGTAGACAATGGACTTTTTAGTGGTCCTGGATACAAAGAAATATATGCTGTCTTGCCTGTTATAAGAATAATAGGTTATATATTTATTGTCGTTTCAGTTATATCAATATTATTCCTTTTCAGTAACCAAATTAGAAAAATATTAATAGTATCAAGTGCATCTATAATACTGGCTATAGGCATGTACTCAATATATCCTTCGGTGATAGAAGTGTTCATAGTAAAACCTTCAGAACTAGACAAACAAAAGGAATTCATAAAAAACAATATAAATTCTACACTTGTAGCTTATGGCTTAGATAAAGTAAATGAAGTTTTTTTTGATAACAAACCACTAACACCAGATGTACTATCAAGAAATAGCGATATCATCCAAAATCTCCGTCTATGGGATTGGAAACCATTAGGAGATGCGTATAAACAAATACAAACAATAAGGTTCTACTACAAGTTCAATGACATAGATGTTGACAGATATTACCTAGGTAACTCTCTTAGACAGGTTATGATATCAGCAAGAGAGCTAGATATTGAGTCGTTACCAGAAAATTCAAAAAGTTGGATAAATGTTCATTTTAGATATACCCATGGTATAGGTGTCGTTGTAAGTCCTGTCAACGAAATACTACCTAACGGTATGCCTAAACTTTTTGTCAAAGATATACCCCCCATATCATCATACCCTGAAATAGCTGTCGAAGAACCAAGAATATACTTTGGAGAATTAACCGATCATTATGTTTTTGTAAATGCTGGAATAGACGAATTTGATTACCCTTCATCTGCTGGAGAAACTGATGAAAATGTATACACAAGATATAAAGGAACTGCGGGTATAAAAATTGATAACTTCTGGAAAAAAATACTATTTGCTCTCTACTTAAATGAAGACATAAAAATCTTGTTTTCTGAGTACATAAACAATGAGACTAGAATATTAATAAACAGAAATGTCTTAGAAAGAGTTGACAAGATTATACCTTTCATAGTTTATGAAAATGACCCATACATAGTCGTATCAAAAGGAAAGTTATACTGGATAATAGATGGATACACAGTTTCAGACATGTTTCCATACTCAAAATATACTGGAAACATCAACTATATAAGGAATGCAATTAAAGTAGTTGTTGATGCATATAATGGTAACGTTGAATACTATACAGTTGATCCAACCGAACCTGTAATAAATGTATTCAAGAATATGTTTAATATACAATTCAAGGAACTACACCAAATGGATGAAGATCTAAGAAAACACATCAGATACCCTGAAAGATTACTAAAGATACAAAGCAAGATTTATAGAATATATCACATGAAGGATCCAGAGATATTCTTTAATCAAGAGGACGTCTGGAACTTAGCCAAAGAAGTCAAGTTTGGCAATAACATAGAAGTAGACCCCTACTACATAGTAACAAGACTACCAAACGAAAAAGAGCTTAAGTTTTTACTAGTCATACCTTTTACTCCTAAAGATAAAGACAACTTAGTAGCTTGGATGGCTGTAGAATCAGATTATGCAAACTACGGTAGAATAGTAGTATTTAGGATGCCAAAAGATAGACTAGTGTTTGGCCCATTACAGATTGAAGCTAGAATAAGCCAAGATCCTGAGATTTCAGCTCAAATTACTCTATGGAACCAACAAGGATCACAAGTACTTAGAGGTAACATGATGATACTGCCAATCGAGAGCTCGTTACTATATTACGAACCAATATATCTTCAAGCAGAAGAAGCCAAAATACCAGAATTTAGACGAGTTGCTATGTCTGAGGGTGAAAGAATAGTTTGGGATGAAACTATCTCAAAAGCAATATCAAAACTATTCTCAGGACAGAAAATTGATATAAATTCAATAGAAAAAGCAGCATCACAAATACAAGAAAAAACAGGAGTATCTAGAATAGTGATATTAAGAGCATTGCAATACCTCGACGAATATAAACGATTAACTGGAAATGGAGACTTTGTAGGAGCAGCAAGAAAATTAAAGGAACTAGAAGAATTTTTAAAAGAGAACTCAAAGTAA
- the rpsQ gene encoding 30S ribosomal protein S17, whose translation MGRVIYKVGKVVSDKMDKTRVVVYEYYRMHPVYRKFVKKRTKYYVHDEKNESKVGDVVKIRFTRPLSKLKRWVLVDIIEKAEKTEDVNV comes from the coding sequence ATGGGACGAGTTATATACAAAGTAGGTAAAGTTGTAAGTGATAAGATGGATAAAACAAGAGTAGTTGTGTATGAATATTATAGAATGCATCCTGTTTATAGAAAGTTTGTTAAGAAGAGGACAAAATATTATGTTCACGACGAAAAAAATGAGAGTAAAGTTGGAGATGTTGTCAAAATAAGGTTTACAAGGCCTTTAAGTAAGTTAAAAAGGTGGGTCCTTGTTGATATTATTGAGAAAGCTGAAAAAACAGAGGATGTTAACGTCTAG
- the rplN gene encoding 50S ribosomal protein L14: protein MVQLTTYLNVADNTGAKEIMCVKVLPGNKKYATVGDVIVASVKKALPNGMVKKGDVVKAVVVRVKKEIRRPDGSYVRFDDNAAVIIDNMGMPKGTRVFGPVARELRYKNFTKILSLAPEVV, encoded by the coding sequence ATGGTGCAACTTACTACTTATCTTAATGTTGCTGATAATACAGGTGCTAAAGAAATAATGTGTGTAAAAGTTTTGCCAGGTAACAAGAAGTATGCTACAGTTGGTGATGTTATAGTTGCGAGTGTAAAAAAAGCTCTTCCAAATGGAATGGTTAAGAAGGGTGATGTCGTTAAAGCAGTTGTTGTTAGGGTTAAGAAGGAAATAAGAAGGCCTGATGGTTCTTATGTGAGGTTTGATGATAATGCTGCGGTAATAATAGATAATATGGGAATGCCGAAAGGTACTCGTGTTTTTGGGCCTGTTGCCAGAGAGCTTAGGTACAAGAATTTTACTAAGATTCTTTCTCTTGCTCCTGAAGTTGTTTAG
- the rplX gene encoding 50S ribosomal protein L24, with translation MPKKTVKTKLKKGDVVVVIAGKDKGKVGEIIDFDGDRVYVRGVNIIKKTQRKTKDNPKGGIIATEGSIHISNVMIYNKKLGKGDRIGIKYVNGKKVRVFKKTGDYVDKV, from the coding sequence ATGCCAAAGAAAACTGTTAAGACTAAATTGAAAAAGGGTGATGTAGTTGTAGTAATAGCAGGAAAAGATAAGGGTAAGGTTGGAGAGATAATTGATTTTGATGGTGATAGAGTTTATGTAAGGGGTGTTAATATCATAAAGAAAACTCAGAGGAAAACAAAAGATAATCCAAAAGGTGGTATAATTGCTACGGAGGGATCTATACATATATCAAATGTTATGATATACAACAAAAAACTGGGAAAGGGTGATAGGATTGGTATTAAGTATGTTAATGGTAAAAAAGTTAGAGTATTCAAAAAAACGGGTGATTATGTAGACAAAGTATAG
- the rplE gene encoding 50S ribosomal protein L5 has protein sequence MVEVGEGVNIKSFTPKTKELYEKEVVKKLIDEFGYKSVMAVPKLEKIVINVGWGEAVADPDSLDVVMDELTLMTGQKAVKTYAKKSISNFKIRKGMPIGAKVTLRKTLMYNFLDVLINIALPRTKDFNGVSTKGFDGRGNFSFSIKEQVVFPSIKYDMIKQIHGLDITIVTTAKTDVEAYKLLKYLGFPFKEKD, from the coding sequence ATGGTTGAGGTAGGAGAAGGTGTTAATATAAAGTCTTTTACTCCAAAAACGAAAGAGCTGTACGAAAAAGAAGTTGTTAAGAAACTTATTGATGAGTTTGGGTATAAATCAGTCATGGCTGTTCCGAAGTTGGAGAAAATAGTTATTAATGTAGGTTGGGGTGAGGCTGTTGCTGATCCTGATTCTCTTGATGTTGTAATGGATGAACTTACACTGATGACAGGTCAAAAAGCAGTTAAGACTTATGCTAAGAAATCTATTTCTAACTTCAAAATCAGAAAAGGAATGCCGATAGGTGCTAAAGTAACTCTTAGAAAAACACTTATGTATAACTTTCTGGATGTACTTATAAATATTGCTTTGCCTAGAACTAAAGACTTTAATGGGGTTAGTACCAAAGGGTTTGATGGTAGAGGAAACTTTTCTTTCTCGATAAAGGAGCAAGTTGTCTTTCCATCTATTAAGTATGACATGATAAAACAAATTCATGGGTTGGATATAACAATAGTTACCACTGCAAAAACTGATGTTGAAGCATACAAGCTTCTTAAATATTTAGGTTTTCCTTTTAAAGAGAAGGATTAG
- a CDS encoding type Z 30S ribosomal protein S14, whose translation MAKKSLIVKQQREPKFKVRKYNRCKVCGRVRGYIRDYGLCRMCFREFAHRGFLPGIRKASW comes from the coding sequence ATGGCTAAGAAATCACTTATAGTAAAACAACAAAGAGAACCAAAATTTAAGGTTAGAAAGTACAATAGATGTAAAGTTTGTGGTAGAGTTAGAGGATATATAAGAGATTATGGACTTTGTAGGATGTGTTTTAGAGAATTTGCTCATAGAGGTTTTTTACCTGGTATCAGAAAAGCATCTTGGTAG
- the rpsH gene encoding 30S ribosomal protein S8: MGLIANTISDSLNRIKNANRVGHQYVFVKKSKFLANILKVMKENGYIGDFVEDSEKRYFYKVELKYYNGKPVIKDIKILSNPSRRLYLGYRDMKPYKNNLGITIVSTPRGVMTSVEAKNLKVGGMLICSIW, from the coding sequence ATGGGGCTTATAGCAAACACAATAAGTGACTCGTTGAATAGGATAAAAAATGCTAATAGAGTTGGTCATCAATATGTATTTGTGAAGAAATCGAAATTTCTAGCTAATATTCTTAAAGTGATGAAGGAGAATGGTTATATAGGAGACTTCGTGGAAGATAGCGAAAAGAGATATTTTTATAAAGTTGAGCTTAAGTACTATAATGGTAAACCAGTTATAAAGGATATAAAAATACTGAGTAATCCTTCAAGGAGGCTTTATTTAGGATATAGAGATATGAAACCGTATAAAAACAATCTTGGTATTACTATAGTTTCGACTCCTAGAGGTGTTATGACTAGTGTTGAAGCTAAAAACCTTAAAGTTGGTGGTATGTTGATATGTTCAATTTGGTAG
- the rplF gene encoding 50S ribosomal protein L6: MSRIGKKPIPIPSDVDVVLENNVISVKGKLGEIKMKLNPVIDVKIENNNVVVSPKSETKFAKAMWGTTRALINNMIIGVSKGFSKTLQLVGVGYRARMEGNKLILNVGYSHPVEFVPPQGIKFNVEDQVKITVSGYDKQLVGQVAANIRAIRKPEPYKGKGIRYENEVIVLKEGKKSK, translated from the coding sequence ATGTCTAGGATAGGTAAAAAACCAATTCCAATACCTAGTGATGTTGATGTTGTTTTGGAAAATAATGTTATATCTGTTAAAGGTAAGCTTGGTGAGATTAAAATGAAATTGAATCCAGTTATTGACGTGAAAATAGAGAATAATAATGTTGTGGTTTCACCAAAGTCTGAGACTAAATTTGCTAAAGCTATGTGGGGAACTACAAGAGCACTTATAAATAACATGATAATAGGAGTATCAAAAGGATTTTCAAAAACGTTGCAACTAGTTGGTGTAGGATACAGAGCTAGAATGGAAGGAAACAAGCTTATATTGAATGTCGGTTACTCACATCCTGTTGAATTTGTACCACCTCAAGGTATAAAGTTTAATGTTGAAGATCAGGTTAAAATAACAGTTAGTGGATATGATAAGCAACTTGTTGGACAAGTTGCTGCTAACATAAGAGCCATAAGAAAACCAGAGCCTTACAAAGGTAAAGGTATAAGGTATGAAAATGAAGTTATAGTCCTTAAAGAAGGCAAGAAATCTAAGTAG
- the rplR gene encoding 50S ribosomal protein L18, which translates to MINKVAVKNERRERRKKRVRKSIFGLPSRPRVSIYKSNKYIYAQAIDDINGRTIVSVSSISREFDKKLGDTVEDAKILGDLMAKKLLEKGIDKIVFDRNFYKYHGVVKTFADAMREGGIKF; encoded by the coding sequence ATGATTAACAAAGTTGCTGTGAAAAATGAGAGAAGAGAAAGAAGAAAAAAAAGAGTAAGAAAATCAATATTTGGTCTTCCTAGTAGGCCTAGGGTGTCAATTTACAAATCAAATAAGTACATTTATGCGCAGGCAATAGATGATATAAACGGTAGAACTATAGTAAGTGTGTCATCTATTTCGAGGGAGTTTGACAAAAAGTTGGGAGATACTGTTGAAGATGCTAAGATTTTAGGAGATTTGATGGCTAAGAAATTGCTTGAGAAAGGAATCGATAAGATCGTCTTTGATAGGAATTTCTACAAGTATCATGGTGTTGTTAAGACTTTTGCTGATGCTATGAGAGAAGGTGGAATTAAGTTTTAG
- the rpsE gene encoding 30S ribosomal protein S5, which yields MAEGKELKEKVLMVRRVAKVVEGGKRLHFNALVAVGDGESMVGIGYSKANELIDAVRKAINKAKKNMFKVKFQKKQRTIPHEVEISYKSCKLVMKPAAPGTGVIAETNLRSILELAGYHDVITKIIGSTNPVLVSKIAVMALNSLESPEEVAKRRGITVSKMFSIFKTNSSNS from the coding sequence ATGGCTGAAGGTAAGGAGCTAAAAGAAAAAGTTTTGATGGTAAGAAGAGTTGCTAAAGTTGTTGAAGGTGGTAAGAGGTTGCACTTTAACGCTTTAGTTGCTGTTGGTGATGGAGAGTCTATGGTTGGAATAGGTTACTCTAAAGCGAATGAGCTCATAGATGCTGTGAGAAAAGCTATAAATAAAGCAAAGAAAAACATGTTTAAGGTTAAGTTTCAGAAGAAACAGAGGACAATTCCTCACGAAGTAGAGATATCATACAAATCTTGTAAACTTGTAATGAAACCAGCTGCACCTGGAACGGGTGTTATTGCTGAAACTAATTTGAGAAGTATCCTAGAACTTGCTGGTTATCATGATGTAATAACTAAGATAATAGGGTCTACAAATCCTGTCCTAGTATCAAAGATTGCAGTAATGGCTTTAAACTCTCTAGAATCTCCAGAAGAGGTTGCTAAAAGAAGAGGAATAACAGTTTCTAAGATGTTTAGTATTTTCAAAACTAATAGTTCAAATTCTTAA
- the rplO gene encoding 50S ribosomal protein L15: MPTLKRPKYVKKPTRKGIGIGSGIGKTSGRGGKGQTVRGRGKVAPYFEGGQTPLHRRLPKRGFNSTFKIEYDIVNVEKLNVFSDGDEVNIETLKQKGLVKGKNPVKILGNGELKVKKLVVKVNKVSASAREKLTRNQCSIQLID; the protein is encoded by the coding sequence ATGCCTACTTTGAAAAGACCTAAATATGTTAAAAAACCAACAAGAAAGGGAATAGGTATAGGTTCTGGTATAGGTAAAACCTCAGGTAGGGGAGGTAAAGGGCAAACTGTTAGAGGTAGAGGTAAGGTTGCTCCTTACTTTGAGGGAGGACAAACACCTTTGCATAGAAGACTTCCTAAAAGAGGTTTTAATTCAACTTTTAAAATTGAGTACGATATAGTAAATGTTGAGAAGTTAAACGTATTTTCTGATGGAGATGAGGTTAATATTGAAACCCTTAAACAGAAAGGGCTTGTTAAAGGTAAAAATCCTGTAAAAATATTAGGTAATGGTGAACTAAAAGTCAAGAAATTAGTAGTAAAAGTAAATAAAGTTTCTGCTTCTGCGAGAGAAAAATTAACTAGAAATCAGTGTTCTATACAGCTTATAGACTAA
- the flgF gene encoding flagellar basal-body rod protein FlgF — MVRGIYTSASGMIAQLENLNTIANNLANSNTTSYKKEVSLFKAFPEMLARRVNDNGVVTFPLGSYDRAPIIGKFGTGVEVNEIQTIFEQGSLKQTENPFDLAIEGDGFFVVETPEGLRLTRNGTFKISDDNYLVTKEGFKVMGENGYIRIKIGNFKVDKQGNILIDPTHDPAILDEFVATDRSDIKDQEIVDRIMLVNVQFPRYLKKEGHSYYATTELSGDMEILQGEKRPKVHQGFLEMANVNPVVEMVRMISAERSYEANSRVIQTNDTLLGRTVNEVGKGLST, encoded by the coding sequence ATGGTAAGAGGTATATATACCAGTGCTTCCGGAATGATAGCTCAGCTTGAGAACTTGAATACTATAGCGAATAATTTGGCAAATTCTAATACTACTTCCTACAAAAAGGAAGTTTCTTTGTTTAAAGCGTTTCCTGAAATGTTGGCAAGGAGAGTTAATGATAATGGAGTTGTGACATTTCCTTTAGGGTCTTACGATAGAGCACCAATAATTGGTAAGTTTGGTACTGGCGTTGAAGTTAATGAAATTCAAACAATATTCGAGCAAGGATCTTTAAAACAGACGGAGAATCCTTTTGATCTTGCTATTGAAGGTGATGGATTTTTTGTTGTTGAGACACCTGAAGGATTAAGACTTACTAGAAATGGTACTTTTAAAATAAGTGATGATAATTATCTAGTGACGAAGGAAGGATTTAAAGTTATGGGTGAAAATGGTTATATAAGAATTAAGATTGGCAACTTTAAGGTTGACAAACAAGGTAATATTCTGATAGATCCTACTCACGATCCTGCTATACTCGACGAATTTGTAGCTACAGATAGAAGTGATATTAAAGATCAAGAGATTGTTGATAGAATAATGCTAGTTAATGTTCAATTTCCTAGATATCTCAAAAAGGAAGGACATTCTTATTACGCAACTACTGAGCTTTCAGGAGATATGGAGATATTGCAAGGGGAAAAGAGACCTAAAGTACATCAAGGATTTCTAGAGATGGCAAATGTCAATCCTGTTGTTGAGATGGTAAGGATGATTTCAGCTGAAAGAAGTTACGAGGCAAACTCAAGAGTTATCCAGACAAACGATACTCTGCTTGGAAGAACTGTGAATGAAGTAGGTAAGGGATTATCAACTTAA